From a region of the Rhodococcus sp. 4CII genome:
- a CDS encoding LLM class F420-dependent oxidoreductase, with the protein MTIRLGYQMPNFSYSTPVTELFPTVIAQAKEAESAGFDTAFVMDHFYQLPGLGAPDEPMLEAYTTLGALATATEKIQLSALVTGNTYRNPPMLAKTVTTLDVASGGRAVLGIGAGWFELEHKQFGYEFGTFTDRFERLDEALQIIAPMLHGERPTFDGKWYHVENAINEPRIRDDLPIMLGGGGEKKTFGLAARFADHLNIICNTSELPRKLEALDARCSEIGRDRSTLETSYLAFVIIDEDGDRARQLQRDFLLTQGVDLSTVSDEERAAATDRQFCGAPDEVAEQLKTRVLDAGIDGIVLNLVANGHEPGIVELTGRTLRPLVDA; encoded by the coding sequence GTGACCATTCGCCTTGGATACCAGATGCCGAATTTCAGTTACTCCACTCCCGTCACGGAACTCTTTCCCACTGTCATCGCGCAGGCGAAGGAAGCCGAATCCGCGGGATTCGACACCGCGTTCGTGATGGACCACTTCTACCAATTGCCGGGTCTCGGCGCGCCTGACGAACCGATGCTCGAGGCGTACACCACCCTCGGCGCCCTCGCCACGGCCACCGAGAAGATCCAGCTGTCCGCACTGGTCACCGGCAACACCTACCGCAATCCGCCGATGCTCGCCAAGACGGTGACCACGCTCGACGTCGCCAGCGGCGGCCGGGCGGTCCTGGGAATCGGAGCAGGCTGGTTCGAACTCGAACACAAGCAGTTCGGTTACGAGTTCGGCACGTTCACCGACCGATTCGAGCGCCTCGACGAGGCACTGCAGATCATCGCGCCGATGCTGCACGGGGAACGTCCGACGTTCGACGGCAAGTGGTATCACGTCGAGAACGCGATCAACGAGCCGCGAATCCGCGACGACCTGCCGATCATGCTCGGTGGTGGCGGCGAGAAGAAGACGTTCGGTCTCGCCGCCCGGTTCGCCGATCACCTGAACATCATCTGCAACACGAGCGAGTTGCCGCGCAAGCTGGAAGCGCTCGACGCGCGGTGTTCGGAGATCGGCCGCGACCGGTCCACGCTGGAAACCAGTTATCTCGCGTTCGTCATCATCGACGAGGACGGCGACCGCGCCCGGCAACTGCAGCGCGACTTCCTGCTCACGCAGGGTGTCGACCTGTCGACGGTGTCGGACGAGGAACGCGCCGCCGCCACCGACCGGCAGTTCTGCGGTGCGCCCGACGAGGTCGCCGAGCAGCTGAAGACCCGGGTCCTCGACGCGGGAATCGACGGCATCGTCCTCAATCTCGTCGCCAACGGGCACGAACCCGGAATCGTCGAGCTGACCGGGCGCACGTTGCGACCACTCGTCGACGCCTGA
- a CDS encoding MFS transporter, with protein MTEIATDSGSVNAGPHTGLPRSERWEKARAIVGVGTGNGIEYFDWTVYATFAAFFAPQFFHTGSPVSDLLASFGVFAVGFVARPFGGLLFGWLSDRRGRKLSMTLAVGLAAVGSLVIGLTPTHQTIGVAAAVVLVLARLAQGVAHGGELPSAQTYIVEFAPTARRGLWSSLIYISNTTGVVVGTLLGALLTTTLTAEQMADWGWRVPFLLGGVLGLFVLWMRSRMSETEVYEESGDETAKQSMWQLFVAHRRQVFQILFFTVGGTVVYYVWAVSAPAYAIAVRGIDPSGALWAGVGANLVLIASLPFWGAVSDRIGRKPVLYIGNFGIAALLFPLNAMIGHSALTLFVAMAIALFVMGAILSVMPAMMAELFPTGLRAAGVGVPYSIGVAAFGGTAAYVQTFFADRGSPELFQWYALALLAVSTVALVTIPETRGRDLASRQ; from the coding sequence ATGACCGAGATCGCCACCGACAGCGGGTCCGTGAACGCCGGACCGCACACCGGCCTGCCGAGATCCGAGCGCTGGGAGAAGGCCCGGGCGATCGTCGGGGTGGGCACCGGCAACGGGATCGAGTACTTCGACTGGACCGTCTACGCGACGTTCGCCGCGTTCTTCGCCCCGCAGTTCTTCCACACCGGCTCACCGGTCTCCGACCTGCTCGCGTCGTTCGGTGTCTTCGCCGTCGGATTCGTCGCCCGGCCGTTCGGCGGTCTGCTGTTCGGCTGGCTGTCGGACCGGCGGGGGCGCAAACTGTCGATGACGCTCGCCGTGGGACTGGCCGCGGTCGGCAGCCTGGTCATCGGTCTGACCCCGACCCATCAGACGATCGGCGTCGCCGCGGCGGTCGTCCTCGTCCTGGCGCGGCTCGCGCAGGGCGTCGCGCACGGCGGCGAGTTGCCGTCCGCGCAGACCTACATCGTGGAATTCGCGCCGACGGCGCGGCGCGGACTCTGGTCCAGTCTCATCTACATCTCCAACACCACCGGTGTCGTCGTCGGCACGTTGCTCGGCGCCCTGCTCACGACGACGCTGACCGCGGAGCAGATGGCCGACTGGGGCTGGCGGGTGCCGTTCCTGCTGGGCGGCGTACTCGGCCTGTTCGTGCTGTGGATGCGGTCCCGGATGAGTGAGACCGAGGTCTACGAGGAGTCGGGCGACGAGACCGCGAAGCAGTCGATGTGGCAGCTGTTCGTGGCGCACCGGCGGCAGGTGTTCCAGATCCTGTTCTTCACGGTCGGCGGCACCGTCGTCTACTACGTGTGGGCGGTGTCGGCGCCGGCGTACGCGATCGCCGTCCGCGGCATAGATCCGTCCGGGGCACTCTGGGCGGGGGTCGGCGCGAACCTCGTACTGATTGCGTCGCTGCCGTTCTGGGGCGCCGTGTCGGACCGGATCGGACGCAAACCGGTGCTGTACATCGGGAACTTCGGCATCGCGGCCCTGCTGTTTCCGCTCAACGCCATGATCGGGCACAGCGCGCTCACCCTGTTCGTCGCGATGGCGATCGCCCTCTTCGTGATGGGTGCGATCCTGTCGGTCATGCCCGCGATGATGGCCGAACTCTTCCCCACCGGGTTGCGCGCCGCCGGTGTCGGAGTGCCGTACTCGATCGGTGTCGCGGCGTTCGGCGGGACCGCGGCGTACGTCCAGACGTTCTTCGCCGACCGCGGTTCACCGGAACTGTTCCAGTGGTACGCGCTCGCGCTCCTCGCGGTCTCGACCGTCGCGCTGGTCACGATTCCGGAAACCAGGGGACGGGATCTCGCCTCCCGGCAGTAG
- a CDS encoding S9 family peptidase: protein MVAGTCLAAPTAFADDADRSAGSVVEVEPLPTGLWLPGTADAQRITYWSIGSDGNPALSSGAVYVPPGEPPAGGWPVVAWAHGTSGLADDCAPSLVGPALPERDYPYLGRWLEQGYAVVSTDYVGLGTPGVMPYLDGKVEAHSVVDSVKAARAVDGALSNKWVVVGQSQGGGAAITTARYATEYGGDSLDYRGAVGTGVPANIELTLLPLGPGVPPTAIPAGLTSYLFYILAGLRSARPEIDLDSYLTPLGEHYVNAAEQLCVNELHDAAEGVVVGDLFSRPLNQVPNLHGLLVDYMGVPTSGYDRPLFIGQGLTDVDVPAPSAFSLVAALTANGEPVTFKTYPTDHSGTLIDSQADTIPFVRGLFA from the coding sequence ATGGTGGCCGGCACGTGCCTCGCCGCCCCGACCGCGTTCGCCGACGACGCCGACCGCTCGGCGGGCAGCGTCGTCGAGGTCGAACCGCTGCCCACGGGCCTCTGGCTTCCCGGCACCGCCGACGCGCAACGAATCACCTACTGGTCGATCGGATCCGACGGCAACCCCGCCCTCAGCAGCGGCGCGGTGTACGTGCCGCCGGGGGAGCCGCCCGCCGGGGGATGGCCGGTGGTCGCGTGGGCGCACGGCACGTCCGGCCTCGCGGACGACTGCGCACCCTCGCTCGTCGGACCGGCCCTCCCCGAGCGCGACTACCCGTACCTGGGACGCTGGCTCGAGCAGGGCTACGCCGTCGTCTCCACCGACTACGTCGGCCTCGGCACACCCGGTGTGATGCCGTACCTCGACGGAAAGGTCGAGGCGCACAGCGTCGTCGATTCCGTGAAGGCCGCCCGGGCCGTCGACGGGGCGCTGTCGAACAAGTGGGTGGTGGTCGGGCAGTCGCAGGGCGGCGGCGCCGCGATCACCACCGCCCGGTACGCCACCGAGTACGGCGGCGATTCGCTGGACTACCGCGGGGCCGTGGGAACGGGTGTTCCCGCGAACATCGAGCTGACGTTGCTGCCGCTCGGTCCGGGCGTGCCGCCCACGGCGATCCCCGCCGGACTCACCTCGTACCTGTTCTACATCCTCGCGGGACTGCGGTCGGCGCGCCCCGAGATCGACCTCGACTCGTACCTCACACCGCTGGGCGAGCACTATGTGAACGCGGCGGAACAGCTGTGCGTCAACGAACTTCACGACGCCGCGGAAGGGGTGGTGGTCGGTGACCTGTTCAGTAGGCCGCTGAACCAGGTCCCCAACCTCCACGGGCTGCTGGTGGACTACATGGGCGTCCCGACGAGCGGCTACGACCGTCCGCTGTTCATCGGGCAGGGCCTCACCGACGTCGACGTGCCCGCGCCGTCGGCGTTTTCCCTGGTCGCGGCGCTGACCGCCAATGGCGAACCGGTGACGTTCAAGACGTATCCCACCGACCACAGCGGCACGCTCATCGATTCGCAGGCCGACACGATCCCCTTCGTGCGGGGGCTGTTCGCCTGA
- a CDS encoding sigma-54-dependent Fis family transcriptional regulator, which produces MTGQSAMRPEIALSWKRSALSGLEPSSTPDDDPCPDLDKSSRLLQAARPVLDEMEQQLQGTGFCVLLADRDCRIVARLFDGRKLERMIDAAGAVLGSRFGEDCVGTTALGTPLEVRRGVVIHGEEHYLERFKDLSCYGHPIVHPVTRRVEGILDMTGVASRANPLFAPFLARAASDIERRLLEGSRVSQQRLVDAFQRVSPQNQMAVTAIGEDILLSNRVALDLLQVSDHATLRGLAADLRPDQSKTVRIELSSGEPALVRADYVAGTDGGAVFVVRPDRRTSTPIRRGKAPSSSVVERSRSELARLRETRDAVVISGEPGTGRTTAVRDLASDRSLVCMDAAAIALDGAEAWVDRLLALAAGPAAVLAIEEVQLLPESMLPLVVKLLAAESGPRIVMTSSPLADLSPGAAGLVGRCAGQVVLPPLRQRTREFADLAQAVLDSIEPGLRLTASALDALIARDWPGNLAELSVVLAAAAGRRTSARIAVADLPDLYRTLTRVSRLAGRERAERQAIVDALQECGGNKVHAAAALGISRSTLYVRMRALEISV; this is translated from the coding sequence ATGACCGGACAGTCGGCGATGCGTCCGGAGATCGCGTTGTCCTGGAAGCGCTCGGCGCTCAGCGGGCTGGAACCGAGTTCGACGCCGGACGATGATCCCTGCCCCGACCTGGACAAGTCCAGCCGGCTCCTGCAGGCGGCACGGCCGGTCCTCGACGAGATGGAACAGCAACTCCAGGGCACCGGTTTCTGCGTGCTGCTCGCCGACCGCGACTGTCGCATCGTCGCCCGCCTCTTCGACGGCCGCAAACTCGAGCGAATGATCGACGCCGCCGGTGCGGTGCTCGGCTCACGGTTCGGCGAGGACTGCGTCGGGACCACCGCGCTGGGAACGCCGCTGGAGGTCCGGCGCGGCGTCGTGATCCACGGTGAGGAGCACTACCTCGAACGGTTCAAGGACCTCAGCTGCTACGGCCACCCCATCGTCCATCCGGTGACGCGCCGCGTGGAGGGCATCCTCGACATGACGGGCGTCGCGTCGCGGGCCAACCCGCTGTTCGCCCCGTTCCTCGCTCGTGCCGCGAGCGACATCGAACGACGCCTCCTCGAAGGGTCGAGGGTGTCGCAGCAGCGGCTCGTGGACGCGTTCCAGCGGGTGTCGCCGCAGAACCAGATGGCGGTCACCGCGATCGGTGAGGACATCCTCCTCAGCAACCGGGTCGCGCTCGACCTCCTCCAGGTGTCAGACCACGCGACGTTGCGGGGGCTCGCCGCGGACCTTCGCCCGGACCAGTCGAAGACGGTGCGAATCGAATTGTCCTCGGGCGAACCGGCGTTGGTTCGCGCCGACTACGTGGCGGGCACCGACGGAGGGGCTGTGTTCGTCGTGCGCCCGGACCGCCGCACCAGCACCCCGATCCGGCGGGGCAAGGCGCCGTCGAGTTCCGTCGTCGAGCGCAGCAGATCGGAGTTGGCGCGGCTGCGTGAGACCCGGGACGCGGTGGTGATCAGCGGCGAACCGGGAACCGGCAGGACCACCGCGGTCCGGGATCTGGCGAGCGACCGGTCTCTCGTCTGCATGGACGCGGCCGCGATCGCACTCGACGGCGCCGAGGCGTGGGTCGACCGTCTGCTGGCGCTGGCGGCGGGGCCCGCTGCCGTCCTGGCGATCGAAGAAGTGCAACTGCTGCCGGAATCGATGTTGCCGCTGGTCGTGAAGCTTCTCGCGGCGGAGTCGGGGCCGCGGATCGTGATGACGAGTTCGCCTCTCGCCGACCTGTCGCCGGGGGCGGCCGGTCTGGTCGGCCGCTGCGCCGGGCAGGTCGTGCTGCCACCACTGCGCCAGCGCACCCGCGAGTTCGCGGACCTCGCGCAGGCGGTCCTCGATTCGATCGAGCCGGGCCTCAGGCTCACGGCGAGCGCGCTCGACGCGCTGATCGCCCGAGACTGGCCGGGCAACCTCGCGGAACTGTCGGTCGTGCTGGCGGCGGCCGCGGGCAGGCGCACCAGCGCGCGCATCGCCGTCGCCGATCTGCCCGACCTCTACCGGACGCTGACGCGGGTGTCCCGGCTGGCGGGTCGTGAACGCGCCGAACGCCAGGCCATCGTCGACGCACTGCAGGAATGCGGCGGCAACAAGGTGCACGCCGCGGCGGCGCTGGGCATCAGCCGAAGCACGCTGTATGTCCGGATGCGTGCCCTCGAAATTAGCGTCTAG
- a CDS encoding aldehyde dehydrogenase family protein: MTATIEPSQAELLPSVRNFLSGTKRFLVGGQWVESASGETFETIDPATGQVLTTVARGGAEDVDRAVRAARTAFDEGPWSTMKPNERERLIWRVGDILSERADEFGQLEALDNGKSAGIAAAVDVAWSADIFRYFAGWATKIEGSTVNVSMPFVPGGQFHAYTLREPVGVCGLIVPWNFPLLMAAFKLAPALAAGNTVILKPAEQTPLTALLLGEVFEEAGFPPGVVNIVTGYGDAGAALSAHDDVDKIAFTGSTEVGKKIVDAARGNLKKVSLELGGKSANVVFADADFDAAVTGSLNAWLFNHGQCCVAGTRMFVEDSIFDDFTAAVAEAASQVKIGPGLDPTTQLGPLVSQEQLDKVTGYLAAGLADGARALTGGKRWGDTGFYVEPTVFVDVKPEFSIVEEEIFGPVVAALPFNAEEGVAKAANSSIYGLAAGIWTKDLSKAHLTARQLKAGSVWINQYNGFDTAMPFGGYKQSGWGRELGATAIDLYTQTKAVNIAL; this comes from the coding sequence ATGACAGCGACGATCGAACCCAGCCAGGCGGAACTCCTGCCGTCGGTACGGAACTTCCTGTCCGGCACCAAGCGTTTCCTCGTCGGCGGGCAGTGGGTGGAATCGGCTAGCGGCGAGACGTTCGAGACGATCGACCCCGCCACCGGGCAGGTGCTGACCACCGTCGCACGCGGTGGCGCCGAGGACGTCGACCGCGCAGTCCGGGCCGCCCGCACGGCATTCGACGAGGGCCCGTGGTCCACCATGAAGCCCAACGAACGCGAACGCCTGATCTGGCGCGTCGGCGACATCCTCTCCGAGCGGGCCGACGAATTCGGTCAGCTCGAGGCGCTGGACAACGGCAAGTCTGCGGGCATCGCCGCGGCCGTCGACGTCGCGTGGTCGGCCGACATCTTCCGCTACTTCGCAGGCTGGGCCACCAAGATCGAGGGCAGCACGGTCAACGTGAGCATGCCGTTCGTCCCCGGCGGCCAATTCCACGCGTACACGCTGCGGGAGCCCGTCGGCGTCTGCGGGCTCATCGTTCCCTGGAACTTCCCGCTGCTCATGGCCGCGTTCAAGCTCGCACCCGCGCTCGCCGCCGGCAACACCGTGATCCTCAAGCCCGCGGAGCAGACGCCGCTCACCGCGCTCCTGCTCGGCGAGGTGTTCGAGGAGGCCGGCTTCCCGCCCGGCGTCGTCAACATCGTCACCGGCTACGGAGACGCGGGCGCCGCACTGTCGGCTCACGACGACGTCGACAAGATCGCGTTCACCGGCTCCACCGAGGTGGGGAAGAAGATCGTCGACGCCGCCCGCGGCAACCTGAAGAAGGTGTCGCTCGAACTCGGCGGCAAGAGCGCCAACGTCGTGTTCGCGGACGCCGACTTCGATGCCGCCGTCACCGGGTCCCTCAACGCCTGGCTGTTCAACCACGGCCAGTGCTGCGTCGCAGGCACCCGGATGTTCGTCGAGGACAGCATCTTCGACGACTTCACTGCTGCCGTCGCCGAAGCCGCCAGTCAGGTGAAGATCGGCCCCGGACTCGATCCCACCACCCAGCTCGGACCGCTGGTGTCCCAGGAGCAGCTCGACAAGGTCACCGGCTACCTGGCAGCCGGACTCGCCGACGGCGCCCGCGCCCTCACCGGCGGAAAGCGATGGGGCGACACCGGCTTCTACGTCGAGCCCACGGTATTCGTGGACGTCAAGCCCGAGTTCAGCATCGTCGAGGAGGAAATCTTCGGCCCCGTCGTCGCAGCGCTCCCGTTCAACGCGGAGGAAGGAGTCGCGAAGGCCGCGAACAGCAGCATCTACGGTCTCGCCGCCGGAATCTGGACCAAGGACCTGTCCAAGGCGCACCTCACCGCCCGCCAGCTCAAGGCCGGTTCGGTGTGGATCAACCAGTACAACGGGTTCGACACCGCCATGCCGTTCGGCGGATACAAGCAGTCCGGATGGGGACGTGAGCTCGGGGCCACCGCCATCGACCTCTACACCCAGACCAAAGCCGTCAACATCGCACTCTGA
- a CDS encoding M20 family metallopeptidase → MDLVDDARALQGDLVQLRRVLHREPEVGLDLPRTQETVLAALAGLPFEIATGTRTTSVTAVLRGGRRPVGAAPTVLLRADMDGLPVTEQTGLDFAAQNGAMHGCGHDMHTAALVGAAQLLSRHRDHLAGDVVLMFQPGEEGWDGAKVMVDEGVLDASGRRADTAYGMHVFSCQKPRGRFFSKAGTLLAASYKLTVTVRGAGGHGSSPSTARDPITAMAEMITSLQTMVTRTFDVFDPVVVTVANVQAGSRHNIIPDDARFEATVRCYSPATYEKVPAALRRVLEGVASAQRVDVDVTVDPEFPMTVNDGNEVAFGAEVVSDLMGEDRYETVTHPMAGSEDFSYVLQEVPGAFIGLGACMPGTDPAAAPMNHSPRAQFDDAVLADAAAIYAGLAVRRLDKAGADDAPLDMAAAAAGSDAR, encoded by the coding sequence ATGGATCTCGTGGACGACGCCCGCGCGCTACAAGGCGACCTCGTGCAGTTGCGCCGTGTGCTGCACCGCGAACCGGAGGTCGGACTGGACCTGCCGCGCACACAGGAGACGGTCCTCGCGGCGTTGGCCGGATTGCCGTTCGAGATCGCGACGGGAACCCGCACGACGTCCGTGACCGCGGTGCTCCGCGGCGGCCGGCGTCCGGTCGGCGCCGCGCCGACCGTGCTGCTGCGCGCGGACATGGACGGACTCCCGGTGACCGAACAGACCGGCCTCGACTTCGCAGCGCAGAACGGCGCCATGCACGGATGCGGGCACGACATGCACACCGCAGCGCTGGTCGGCGCCGCGCAACTGCTCAGCCGCCACCGCGACCATCTGGCGGGTGACGTCGTGCTGATGTTCCAGCCTGGGGAGGAAGGGTGGGACGGTGCCAAGGTGATGGTCGACGAGGGGGTCCTCGACGCCTCGGGACGCCGCGCGGACACCGCCTACGGCATGCACGTGTTCTCCTGCCAGAAGCCTCGGGGTCGGTTCTTCTCCAAGGCGGGCACGCTGCTCGCGGCGTCGTACAAGCTGACGGTCACGGTCCGCGGGGCGGGCGGACACGGGTCGTCCCCGTCGACGGCGCGTGATCCGATCACCGCGATGGCGGAGATGATCACGTCGCTGCAGACCATGGTGACCCGAACCTTCGACGTCTTCGACCCGGTCGTCGTCACGGTGGCGAACGTGCAGGCCGGTTCGCGGCACAACATCATCCCCGATGACGCGCGGTTCGAGGCGACCGTCCGGTGTTATTCGCCCGCCACCTACGAGAAGGTGCCTGCCGCGCTGCGGCGGGTGCTCGAGGGAGTGGCGTCCGCGCAGCGTGTCGACGTCGACGTAACCGTGGATCCCGAGTTCCCGATGACCGTCAACGACGGCAACGAGGTCGCGTTCGGTGCCGAGGTCGTCAGCGACCTCATGGGCGAGGACCGATACGAGACGGTCACACATCCGATGGCGGGATCCGAGGACTTCTCCTACGTGCTGCAGGAAGTGCCCGGCGCCTTCATCGGGCTCGGTGCGTGCATGCCGGGTACCGACCCCGCGGCCGCCCCCATGAACCATTCGCCCCGAGCGCAATTCGACGACGCGGTGCTCGCCGACGCGGCCGCCATCTACGCCGGACTGGCCGTGCGCAGGCTCGACAAGGCCGGCGCCGACGACGCTCCTCTCGACATGGCCGCAGCAGCGGCGGGAAGTGACGCACGATGA
- a CDS encoding NDMA-dependent alcohol dehydrogenase — protein sequence MKTKAAVLLEAGKPFEIMELELDGPGPGEVLIKYVAAGLCHSDLHLTDGDLPPRYPIVGGHEGSGIIEEVGPGVTKVKPGDHVVCSFIPNCGTCRYCATGRQNLCDMGATILEGSMPDGSFRFHSGKDDFGAMCMLGTFSERATISQHSVVKVDDWLPLETAVLVGCGVPSGWGTAVYAGGVRAGDTVIIYGIGGLGINAVQGAVSAGAKYVVVVDPVAMKREAALKFGATHAFADAAEAAAKVNELTWGQGADQALILVGTVDEEVVQNATAVIGKGGTVVITGLADPAKLTVHVSGTDLTLNQKTIKGTLFGSANPQYDIVRLLRLYDAGQLKLDELITTKYTLEQVNEGYQDLRDGKNLRGVIVHA from the coding sequence ATGAAGACCAAAGCAGCGGTTCTGCTCGAAGCCGGCAAGCCGTTCGAGATCATGGAACTCGAACTGGACGGCCCGGGGCCCGGCGAAGTGCTCATCAAGTACGTCGCGGCAGGCCTGTGCCACTCGGACCTGCACCTCACCGACGGCGATCTGCCGCCGCGTTACCCCATCGTCGGTGGGCACGAGGGGTCGGGCATCATCGAGGAAGTCGGCCCCGGTGTCACCAAGGTGAAGCCCGGCGACCACGTGGTCTGCAGCTTCATCCCGAACTGCGGGACGTGTCGCTACTGCGCCACCGGTCGCCAGAACCTGTGTGACATGGGTGCCACCATCCTCGAGGGTTCGATGCCCGACGGCTCCTTCCGGTTCCACTCGGGCAAGGACGATTTCGGTGCCATGTGCATGCTCGGCACGTTCTCGGAGCGGGCCACCATCTCGCAGCACTCGGTGGTGAAGGTGGACGACTGGCTGCCGCTGGAGACCGCCGTCCTCGTCGGCTGCGGTGTGCCGTCCGGCTGGGGCACCGCGGTGTACGCCGGCGGAGTCCGCGCCGGTGACACCGTCATCATCTACGGCATCGGCGGACTCGGCATCAACGCCGTGCAGGGAGCGGTCAGTGCCGGCGCCAAGTACGTCGTGGTGGTGGACCCGGTGGCGATGAAGCGGGAGGCCGCACTGAAGTTCGGTGCCACCCACGCGTTCGCCGACGCCGCCGAGGCTGCCGCGAAGGTCAACGAACTGACCTGGGGACAGGGCGCCGACCAGGCACTCATCCTGGTCGGGACCGTCGACGAAGAGGTGGTCCAGAACGCGACCGCAGTCATCGGCAAGGGCGGCACCGTCGTCATCACCGGACTCGCCGACCCCGCCAAGCTCACCGTGCACGTGTCGGGTACCGATCTCACCCTGAATCAGAAGACGATCAAGGGCACGTTGTTCGGCTCGGCCAACCCGCAGTACGACATCGTCCGCCTGCTGCGCCTGTACGACGCGGGTCAGCTCAAGCTCGACGAGCTGATCACCACCAAGTACACGCTCGAGCAGGTGAACGAGGGTTACCAGGATCTGCGGGACGGAAAGAACCTGCGCGGTGTGATCGTCCACGCGTAG
- a CDS encoding LLM class flavin-dependent oxidoreductase: MSAVLSILDLAYIREGDTARDSFEASVKLAQLAETRGYRRIWYAEHHNMPSIGSSATSVLIAHVAAHTDSIRLGAGGIMLPNHAPLTIAEQFGTLATLHPGRIDLGLGRAPGSDQKTMYALRRDPASADRFPQDVLELQAYLRGVSRVPGVDAIPGKGTNVPLYILGSSLFGAQLAAKLGLPYANASHFSPDSLVDAVTLYRERFEPSEDLSEPYVIAGVNAIAADTTEDAHRQFEASLRRRVVQMVGRGQKFTPEEVDLIMTSPAGQQVAQMVRYSAVGTPGEVKAYLDEFAEHAQADELIVASHAEDTASWLKTYDLLADEWRSAPVHLSGS, from the coding sequence GTGAGTGCTGTTCTGTCGATTCTGGATCTGGCCTACATCCGCGAGGGCGACACCGCACGCGACAGTTTCGAGGCCAGCGTGAAACTGGCGCAACTCGCGGAGACCCGCGGATACCGCCGCATCTGGTACGCGGAACACCACAACATGCCGTCGATCGGCTCCTCCGCGACGAGCGTCCTCATCGCGCACGTCGCCGCGCACACGGACAGCATCCGGCTCGGCGCCGGCGGCATCATGCTGCCCAACCACGCGCCGCTGACGATCGCCGAACAGTTCGGCACCCTCGCGACGCTGCACCCCGGCCGCATCGACCTGGGACTCGGCCGCGCCCCCGGCAGCGACCAGAAGACGATGTACGCGCTGCGCCGCGACCCGGCGTCCGCGGACCGGTTCCCGCAGGACGTGCTGGAACTCCAGGCCTACCTCCGAGGCGTGTCACGGGTTCCCGGCGTCGACGCGATTCCCGGCAAGGGCACGAACGTTCCCCTCTACATCCTCGGGTCCTCGCTGTTCGGCGCGCAGCTCGCCGCGAAACTCGGCCTCCCCTACGCCAACGCGTCCCACTTCTCCCCCGACTCGCTCGTCGACGCCGTCACGCTGTACCGGGAGCGCTTCGAACCGTCCGAGGACCTGTCCGAGCCGTACGTGATCGCCGGCGTCAACGCGATCGCCGCCGACACCACCGAGGACGCGCACCGGCAGTTCGAGGCGTCCCTGCGGCGGCGGGTGGTGCAGATGGTCGGCCGCGGGCAGAAGTTCACCCCCGAGGAGGTCGACCTCATCATGACGTCGCCCGCGGGTCAGCAGGTCGCGCAGATGGTGCGCTATTCGGCCGTCGGCACCCCCGGCGAGGTCAAGGCGTACCTCGACGAGTTCGCCGAGCACGCACAGGCCGACGAACTGATCGTCGCGTCCCATGCCGAGGACACCGCGTCCTGGTTGAAGACGTACGACCTGCTCGCCGACGAGTGGCGCTCCGCGCCCGTGCACCTTTCCGGTAGCTAG